One window from the genome of Marinobacter sp. LV10R510-11A encodes:
- a CDS encoding YncE family protein encodes MSWSHHGGGAAATSEESNAGLLYVVDTETNAIVRKLEVPGPVHHVLVTSDGRYVVSTHPVGGGISVVDLDSGELVKTVATGPAPNYMVETDDGQSLLVSNSGNDTISEVDTGHWFVKRNLRVGGGPEHMVLAPDNERLYVNNVTSGQVVVVELSSGTVAATYEVGEEPHGVGLSEDGQVLYATSKGSNRVVRIDLASGTRQSAALAPAPYHLAVSPRNGQLLITSRTKSKLWVLDSESLKVIDEIPLEGIGHQISIKAY; translated from the coding sequence GTGAGTTGGTCCCATCATGGCGGTGGCGCTGCTGCGACATCGGAAGAATCGAATGCCGGACTGCTCTATGTGGTGGACACTGAAACGAATGCGATTGTTCGCAAACTGGAGGTTCCAGGGCCGGTGCATCATGTTCTGGTGACCTCGGATGGTCGCTATGTCGTTTCCACTCATCCCGTGGGTGGCGGTATCAGTGTTGTTGATCTGGATTCCGGAGAGCTGGTTAAAACGGTGGCGACAGGACCTGCCCCTAATTACATGGTGGAAACGGACGACGGTCAGTCTCTTCTGGTCAGCAATAGCGGTAATGACACAATCAGCGAAGTGGACACCGGGCACTGGTTCGTCAAGCGTAACCTTCGGGTTGGTGGTGGTCCGGAACATATGGTGCTCGCCCCCGACAACGAGCGGCTTTATGTCAACAATGTTACATCCGGCCAAGTTGTTGTCGTCGAGCTTTCGAGCGGCACGGTGGCGGCAACGTACGAAGTGGGGGAGGAACCTCATGGCGTTGGTTTGAGCGAAGACGGCCAGGTACTTTACGCAACCAGTAAGGGAAGTAATCGGGTCGTTCGGATTGATCTGGCCAGCGGAACGCGCCAAAGCGCGGCATTGGCGCCGGCACCTTATCACCTCGCTGTATCCCCCCGGAATGGCCAGCTGCTGATTACCAGTCGCACCAAGAGCAAGCTTTGGGTGCTCGACTCAGAGTCCCTCAAAGTGATTGATGAGATTCCGCTAGAAGGTATAGGTCATCAGATATCGATTAAGGCTTATTAA
- a CDS encoding TraR/DksA family transcriptional regulator — translation MTPKELETFRQLLLKLREDLLSTSEVRDETSGTVHLDQQSVGRLSRMDALQSQAMAKAGKQRAEHQLRLTQAALQRIDNDEYGECMECGEPINPKRLEVDPTSLCCIDCAR, via the coding sequence ATGACCCCGAAAGAACTGGAAACGTTTCGTCAGCTGCTGTTGAAACTTCGCGAAGATCTGCTCTCAACCAGCGAAGTTCGTGATGAAACAAGCGGAACCGTTCACCTTGATCAGCAAAGCGTCGGTCGGCTCTCGCGGATGGATGCCCTGCAAAGTCAGGCAATGGCGAAAGCTGGTAAGCAACGTGCAGAACACCAGTTACGATTGACCCAAGCCGCTCTGCAACGCATCGACAACGATGAATACGGGGAGTGTATGGAATGCGGTGAGCCCATCAACCCTAAGCGGCTGGAGGTTGACCCTACCAGCCTCTGCTGCATTGATTGCGCGCGGTAA
- a CDS encoding TetR/AcrR family transcriptional regulator — MNKRPKNLSADARRSATVESVIQLAGSQNPSEITTAAIAKHMNLTQGALFRHFPNKEAIWEAVMGWVAERLLDRIDRSAQGIESPLAAMEAIFMTHVEFVADHPGVPRMMFGELQRAESTPAKRMVQTLLQRYGQRLNQLIDDGKSRGELSSTLDNDAASTLFIGTIQGLIMQSLLSGDVQRIRHDAPRVFAIYRRGIGSNL; from the coding sequence GTGAACAAACGCCCAAAGAACCTTTCAGCCGATGCGCGCCGATCCGCTACCGTCGAATCTGTGATTCAGCTTGCTGGTTCGCAAAACCCTAGCGAGATAACAACGGCCGCTATCGCTAAGCACATGAATTTGACCCAAGGTGCGCTATTTCGCCATTTCCCGAACAAAGAGGCCATTTGGGAGGCCGTCATGGGATGGGTGGCGGAGCGCTTGCTGGATCGGATTGACCGCTCTGCGCAGGGCATTGAATCGCCTTTGGCAGCCATGGAGGCGATATTCATGACCCATGTCGAATTCGTGGCGGATCACCCTGGCGTACCTCGGATGATGTTTGGCGAACTTCAGCGTGCAGAATCAACGCCGGCCAAGCGCATGGTGCAGACCCTGCTTCAACGCTATGGGCAACGTCTGAATCAGCTGATTGATGATGGGAAATCGCGAGGTGAACTGAGTTCCACTCTGGATAACGACGCGGCGAGCACGCTTTTCATTGGCACGATCCAAGGTCTGATTATGCAATCGCTATTGAGTGGCGATGTGCAACGCATACGCCACGATGCCCCGCGGGTATTTGCGATTTATCGCCGTGGTATCGGGAGTAATTTATGA
- a CDS encoding DUF1499 domain-containing protein, translating into MRYFVALSILLLTGCASTGNVPPSGTQFSLDGCTPFLNCVSSTSTVGLYAVEPIRLAEPLDLSSWELIRATAMELPGASLNSARFGYADITCHSALFGFPDYFELLVDSDKQHLDVRSQSLIGFYDLGVNRRRVELLRNRLIELGIAVD; encoded by the coding sequence ATGCGTTATTTTGTGGCCCTCTCAATACTCTTACTCACAGGATGCGCATCCACGGGTAACGTTCCGCCTTCAGGAACCCAGTTCAGCCTAGACGGCTGCACTCCGTTTCTAAACTGTGTGTCGAGTACATCCACCGTTGGCCTCTACGCTGTGGAGCCTATCCGTTTAGCCGAACCTCTAGATCTTTCTTCTTGGGAGCTTATCAGAGCTACAGCGATGGAATTGCCTGGCGCTTCGCTCAACAGTGCTCGATTTGGATATGCGGACATCACCTGCCACAGCGCTTTGTTCGGTTTCCCCGACTATTTCGAACTGTTAGTTGATTCAGACAAACAACACCTGGACGTGAGATCTCAATCGCTCATTGGGTTCTACGATCTAGGCGTGAATCGACGCAGGGTCGAGTTACTGAGGAACCGCCTTATAGAACTCGGCATTGCCGTCGACTGA
- a CDS encoding TolC family protein produces MSDFFRVCKTAAVGALFLTSLGISAEPILALEDAIDIAIREDPWSAQSIHLQSALLDESVAAGALPDPRITLGAANLPTDTFDTGQEGMTQATIGLSQRFPRGDSRSLARDKMKELAESQSFQRENRQERVVRSVTYLWLELWKAQESIRLIDSNRGLFEQLADVAEAGYTSAVTGSRQQDIIRASLELTRLDDRLTGLHSQLETAQEELGEWVGTDTFRLRVSERIPLNLLARLIDTPPYTSDNSAVTHSSIRATDQLIDAGSIDVELARQAYKPEWTVSAQYGYRDQAPNGQDRADLFSIGIGFDLPFFTGNRQDRTVSAAIARVEAAKSDRMLQVRRLKAEARAAAARINRLDDRIMLYQQTLLPQIAEQANAALSAYNNDDGDFAEAVRARIAELNAHVDYIQMTAERAKNWATFRYLTAGTSGSPSFSLNNFQD; encoded by the coding sequence GTGAGTGATTTTTTTCGTGTATGTAAAACAGCGGCAGTAGGCGCCTTGTTTCTGACGAGTCTTGGTATTTCTGCGGAACCGATACTTGCCCTTGAAGACGCCATTGATATTGCGATTCGAGAAGATCCCTGGTCAGCGCAAAGCATTCACCTGCAGAGCGCGCTTCTCGACGAGTCTGTTGCAGCAGGGGCCTTACCGGATCCACGTATTACGCTAGGCGCCGCAAACCTTCCCACAGATACATTCGATACCGGCCAGGAGGGCATGACGCAAGCCACTATTGGCCTCAGCCAGCGGTTTCCTCGTGGTGATAGTCGGTCTCTCGCCCGCGATAAAATGAAAGAGCTCGCGGAATCCCAGTCGTTTCAGCGGGAGAATCGACAGGAACGGGTGGTTAGATCGGTAACTTACCTGTGGCTTGAGCTTTGGAAAGCTCAAGAGAGTATTCGATTGATTGACAGCAACCGAGGGCTTTTTGAGCAGCTGGCAGATGTTGCTGAAGCCGGGTACACCTCAGCTGTGACCGGTTCACGGCAGCAGGACATCATCCGTGCGTCTCTGGAGTTGACTCGTCTTGATGATCGTTTAACGGGGCTGCACTCCCAGCTGGAAACAGCCCAAGAAGAGCTGGGAGAGTGGGTAGGTACTGATACGTTTCGTTTACGGGTAAGCGAACGTATCCCCCTGAATCTGCTAGCCAGGCTTATCGATACGCCGCCTTATACCAGCGACAACTCCGCAGTCACTCACTCTTCAATTCGCGCCACAGACCAGTTGATTGATGCCGGGTCTATCGATGTTGAGCTGGCTCGTCAGGCTTATAAGCCTGAATGGACTGTGTCCGCGCAGTATGGGTATCGGGATCAAGCCCCGAACGGGCAGGATCGGGCGGATCTCTTTTCAATCGGGATCGGGTTTGACCTGCCTTTTTTTACCGGCAATCGCCAAGACCGCACCGTGAGCGCGGCAATCGCGCGCGTGGAAGCGGCGAAGTCTGATCGGATGCTGCAGGTTCGGCGACTAAAAGCCGAAGCTCGCGCAGCGGCCGCCCGAATTAACCGGCTCGATGACCGCATCATGCTTTACCAACAGACGCTGCTTCCGCAAATAGCGGAGCAGGCCAATGCAGCGCTCTCAGCTTACAACAACGATGATGGCGATTTTGCCGAAGCCGTCCGTGCGCGCATCGCAGAGCTCAACGCACACGTCGACTATATACAGATGACGGCTGAACGAGCCAAAAATTGGGCGACCTTTCGTTATCTCACGGCTGGTACCTCTGGCTCCCCTTCGTTTTCACTGAACAATTTCCAGGATTAA
- a CDS encoding tetratricopeptide repeat protein yields MVDEFYEEKAFLRWKESLVAIQTDARLGIARAQRLLAMRYLRGRGVPKDEANGFYWMQLAAQQDFALAQRSLGELYENGSGIEADIALATRWYRLAAQQGDPIAIKHLRRLVPPGAG; encoded by the coding sequence ATGGTTGATGAATTCTACGAAGAAAAGGCGTTTTTGAGGTGGAAAGAGTCGTTGGTGGCAATACAAACCGATGCTCGACTGGGCATCGCACGCGCGCAACGTTTACTGGCAATGCGCTATCTGCGCGGTCGTGGCGTGCCTAAAGATGAGGCCAACGGTTTTTATTGGATGCAGCTTGCCGCGCAACAAGATTTTGCTTTGGCACAGCGCAGTCTGGGCGAGCTTTACGAAAATGGCTCGGGTATTGAGGCGGATATTGCTTTAGCGACTCGTTGGTATCGTCTCGCAGCACAACAAGGCGACCCCATTGCGATAAAACATTTACGGCGCTTAGTACCGCCAGGCGCCGGTTAA
- a CDS encoding efflux RND transporter periplasmic adaptor subunit gives MANVMRPLGFLLLGSVAGAAATYWLVPDTTKDSLSEATSSVSREPSHWVAPMDPNYKSDKPGKSPMGMDLVPVYAESGSGKDAPGTVRISPSVVNNLGVRTGTVVQGRLPNNITTVGYVQYNEDDMAHVHPRVEGWIETLYVKAEGEPVEKGKPLYTLYSPTLVNAQDELVLALNRDNERLINAAKERLAALNVPESVIRQLTKTRETQRTLTVYAPTSGVINNLNVREGMFIKPGDRVLSIAALDEVWVIGEVFERQLSTVASKNRVVMTLDYMPGRQWTGEVDYVYPEVNPKTRTARVRMRFDNADGTLLPGMFVALNIQGARADRQLLVPRESVIRTGQSDRLVLALDGGAFKSVNVDVGRMGDQYAEILGGVVSGDTVVTSAQFLIDSESSKTSDFQRMSAMPSGSMDHAKMDRGEMDHEGVN, from the coding sequence ATGGCAAATGTTATGCGCCCATTGGGCTTTTTGTTGTTAGGTAGCGTAGCCGGAGCGGCAGCGACCTATTGGCTTGTCCCTGACACGACAAAGGACTCGTTGTCCGAGGCCACGAGCAGTGTCAGTAGGGAACCCTCGCATTGGGTAGCGCCCATGGATCCCAATTACAAAAGTGACAAACCGGGTAAATCACCCATGGGGATGGATCTGGTCCCTGTCTATGCAGAAAGTGGATCCGGTAAGGATGCGCCAGGAACGGTGCGCATATCACCGAGCGTGGTTAACAACCTGGGTGTGAGAACGGGCACGGTCGTCCAGGGGCGGCTGCCGAATAACATAACAACGGTGGGCTACGTTCAATACAACGAAGACGATATGGCCCATGTCCATCCACGGGTTGAAGGCTGGATCGAGACGCTCTATGTGAAGGCAGAGGGCGAACCGGTCGAGAAGGGCAAGCCACTGTATACACTCTACTCACCCACATTGGTTAATGCTCAGGATGAGTTAGTACTGGCTTTAAACCGAGATAATGAGCGCTTGATCAATGCCGCCAAGGAGCGACTCGCGGCTCTCAATGTGCCGGAAAGCGTCATACGTCAGCTAACCAAAACCCGCGAAACACAGCGCACGTTGACGGTGTATGCGCCTACCTCGGGTGTTATCAACAACCTCAACGTTCGTGAAGGCATGTTCATCAAACCCGGGGATCGAGTGCTCTCCATTGCAGCACTGGATGAGGTGTGGGTGATTGGGGAGGTATTTGAACGTCAGTTGTCTACCGTGGCATCCAAAAATCGAGTGGTTATGACTCTGGACTACATGCCCGGACGTCAATGGACGGGCGAAGTGGATTATGTGTACCCGGAAGTGAATCCCAAGACCCGTACGGCCCGGGTGAGAATGCGTTTTGACAACGCCGACGGCACCTTGCTGCCGGGCATGTTTGTAGCGTTAAACATTCAGGGGGCACGGGCAGACCGGCAGCTGCTGGTGCCTCGCGAATCGGTTATTCGAACGGGCCAGAGCGATCGACTGGTGCTTGCGTTGGATGGCGGGGCATTCAAATCCGTCAATGTGGATGTTGGACGGATGGGCGATCAGTACGCCGAGATTCTCGGAGGTGTCGTATCGGGCGATACGGTGGTTACATCCGCCCAGTTCTTGATTGATTCCGAATCCAGTAAGACCTCGGATTTTCAACGCATGTCGGCCATGCCCTCTGGTTCGATGGATCACGCAAAAATGGACCGTGGAGAAATGGATCATGAGGGGGTCAACTGA
- a CDS encoding efflux RND transporter permease subunit, translating into MITSIIYWSIRNRFLVLLASLLITGLGLYSLSKTPVDALPDLSDVQVIIKTSFPGQAPQVVEDQVTYPLTTAMLSVPGAETVRGYSFFGDSYVYVIFDEDTDMYWARSRVLEYLSQVAPNLPDSARPQLGPDATGVGWVYLYALVDRTGQNDLSQLRSLQDWFLKYELQTVPGVSEVAALGGMVKQYQVKVSPEKLRALGIPLSLIQTAIQRGNQEVGASVIEMAEAEYMVRTSGYIESREDLMVIPLGLDVNGTPVLLKDVASVEVGPQMRRGIAELNGEGEAVGGIVVMRFGENAQETINGVKAKLGELQSSLPDGVEVVTVYDRSGLIERAVNNLFFKLLEEFLVVGLVCMVFLFHVRSSLVAIISLPVGILAAFTVMYWQGINANIMSLGGIAIAIGAMIDGAIVMIENMHKHMERTPLTPENRWEIVAKSASEVGPALFFSLLIITVSFVPVFALEAQEGRMFAPLAFTKTYAMAASAFLAVTLVPVLMGYFIRGKVLPEHKNPINRVLVGAYIPVLKLVLRFPMSTVLAAILVLAVGLWPATKIGSEFIPPLDEGDLMYMPTTYPGISIGKARQLLQQTDKLIATVPEVKTVFGKVGRADTATDPAPLTMIETFIQLKPRDQWREGMTTDKLKEELDTLIQFPGVTNAWVMPIITRIDMLATGIKTPVGIKIAGPDLKTIQGVGKRLEGILADVPGTASVYSERVAGGRYIKVDINRERAARYGLNIADVQQVIATAIGGINVAETIEGLERYPINLRYPEDYRDSPEKLEQLPIVTTTGQRIALADVADIRIEDGPPAIKTENARLNGWTFVDIEGVDVGTYVEQAMAIVQAELDLPAGYSIAWSGQYEYMLRAKEKLTYVVPLTLAIIIILLFLNFRNFTEVGIIMGTLPFAMIGAVWLMYLLGYNFSVAVGVGFIALAGVAVEIGVIMLVYLNQSYQAMLETCEQKGLTPRRETLRHAVLHGAGMRVRPVMMTAAAIIGGLVPIMVGTGTGSEVMGRIAAPMVGGMLTAVILALLVIPVLFYLWRRKPLLS; encoded by the coding sequence ATGATTACGTCTATTATTTATTGGTCCATTCGAAACCGTTTTCTGGTGTTGCTGGCGAGCTTATTAATAACAGGGCTGGGCCTGTACTCACTCAGTAAAACCCCGGTCGATGCGCTTCCGGATCTGTCCGATGTGCAAGTTATCATTAAAACCAGCTTCCCGGGACAAGCCCCACAAGTGGTAGAAGACCAAGTCACCTATCCGTTGACGACCGCCATGCTGTCGGTTCCCGGTGCGGAAACCGTGCGTGGCTATTCGTTTTTTGGCGACTCTTACGTTTACGTGATTTTCGATGAAGATACCGATATGTATTGGGCTCGTTCCAGAGTTCTGGAGTACCTATCCCAAGTGGCACCCAACCTGCCAGATTCAGCGCGGCCTCAATTGGGTCCGGACGCCACCGGTGTCGGCTGGGTTTATCTCTATGCGTTGGTTGATCGCACAGGGCAGAACGACCTGAGTCAGTTGCGCAGTCTCCAGGACTGGTTTCTCAAGTACGAATTACAAACCGTGCCCGGGGTATCGGAGGTGGCTGCGCTCGGCGGTATGGTGAAGCAATACCAGGTCAAGGTCAGCCCGGAAAAGCTCCGCGCCTTGGGAATCCCGCTGTCTCTTATCCAAACAGCGATTCAGCGGGGTAATCAGGAAGTCGGAGCTTCGGTCATCGAAATGGCCGAAGCGGAATACATGGTACGTACCTCCGGCTACATTGAATCCCGGGAAGACCTGATGGTGATTCCGCTGGGCCTGGATGTGAACGGCACACCGGTTCTGCTCAAAGATGTGGCCAGTGTAGAAGTCGGGCCACAGATGAGGCGCGGTATTGCCGAACTTAACGGGGAAGGGGAGGCCGTTGGTGGCATCGTGGTGATGCGCTTCGGTGAAAATGCCCAGGAAACAATTAACGGCGTGAAGGCCAAGCTGGGCGAATTGCAATCGAGCCTGCCCGATGGCGTTGAAGTGGTCACGGTTTACGATCGCTCGGGCCTGATTGAGCGCGCCGTCAACAATCTCTTTTTTAAGCTGCTGGAAGAGTTTCTGGTCGTCGGCCTGGTGTGTATGGTCTTTCTGTTTCACGTCCGCTCTTCGTTGGTGGCCATCATCAGCTTGCCTGTGGGCATTCTGGCTGCATTTACGGTCATGTACTGGCAAGGCATCAACGCCAACATTATGTCTCTCGGCGGTATCGCCATTGCTATCGGCGCCATGATCGATGGCGCCATCGTTATGATAGAAAACATGCACAAGCATATGGAGCGAACGCCGCTTACGCCTGAGAACCGATGGGAGATTGTCGCCAAGTCTGCATCTGAAGTCGGCCCGGCGCTGTTTTTCTCTCTGTTGATCATTACGGTCAGTTTTGTGCCGGTGTTTGCGCTTGAGGCGCAGGAGGGGCGAATGTTTGCGCCACTGGCGTTCACCAAAACCTACGCGATGGCGGCCAGTGCATTCCTTGCTGTGACGCTGGTTCCGGTACTGATGGGCTACTTTATCCGGGGCAAGGTGCTACCCGAGCATAAGAACCCCATAAACCGGGTGTTGGTCGGTGCCTATATACCGGTCTTGAAGTTGGTGCTCAGGTTTCCCATGTCGACGGTGCTGGCTGCCATACTGGTATTGGCTGTCGGCCTATGGCCCGCAACAAAAATCGGTAGTGAATTCATACCCCCGCTGGACGAAGGGGACTTGATGTACATGCCAACGACCTATCCTGGAATCTCAATCGGCAAAGCCCGTCAGTTACTTCAGCAGACGGACAAATTGATTGCGACGGTGCCAGAAGTGAAGACCGTGTTCGGCAAAGTAGGGCGCGCGGATACGGCCACCGATCCAGCACCTTTAACGATGATTGAAACCTTCATTCAGCTCAAACCCCGCGATCAATGGCGCGAGGGCATGACCACAGACAAGCTCAAAGAGGAACTCGACACACTGATTCAATTTCCTGGTGTCACCAATGCTTGGGTAATGCCGATCATCACCCGCATCGACATGCTGGCAACGGGTATCAAAACACCCGTAGGCATAAAAATAGCGGGCCCGGATCTTAAAACCATCCAGGGTGTTGGGAAACGCTTGGAGGGAATTCTGGCAGACGTACCCGGCACGGCGTCGGTTTATTCAGAACGAGTAGCAGGTGGTCGATATATCAAGGTGGATATCAATCGCGAACGCGCTGCGCGGTATGGGCTGAATATCGCTGACGTACAGCAAGTGATTGCCACAGCAATCGGTGGAATCAATGTCGCCGAAACCATCGAAGGCCTTGAGCGTTACCCCATTAACCTTCGTTATCCGGAAGACTACCGGGATTCTCCCGAAAAACTGGAACAGCTTCCCATCGTGACGACCACGGGCCAGAGGATTGCGCTGGCTGATGTCGCCGATATCCGGATAGAAGATGGGCCGCCGGCGATCAAAACTGAGAACGCTCGTCTTAACGGTTGGACCTTTGTGGATATCGAGGGTGTAGACGTGGGCACTTACGTTGAACAGGCGATGGCGATCGTGCAAGCAGAATTAGACCTGCCGGCGGGTTACTCCATCGCCTGGTCGGGCCAATATGAATACATGCTTCGCGCTAAAGAAAAGCTGACCTACGTGGTTCCGTTGACACTGGCGATTATCATTATCCTGCTGTTTCTGAACTTCAGGAACTTTACGGAGGTTGGCATCATCATGGGCACGCTTCCGTTCGCAATGATCGGAGCTGTTTGGCTGATGTATCTGTTGGGTTATAACTTCTCCGTCGCCGTTGGCGTTGGTTTCATTGCTTTGGCGGGTGTAGCCGTGGAGATCGGTGTCATCATGCTGGTGTACCTCAACCAGTCCTACCAGGCAATGCTAGAAACCTGCGAGCAGAAAGGCCTGACGCCAAGGCGGGAAACACTCCGTCATGCGGTGCTTCATGGTGCCGGTATGCGAGTGCGGCCAGTGATGATGACCGCGGCAGCCATCATCGGTGGCCTGGTTCCGATAATGGTCGGCACTGGAACAGGCTCTGAGGTGATGGGGCGAATTGCAGCGCCTATGGTGGGCGGCATGCTCACTGCGGTCATCTTGGCGCTATTGGTGATTCCGGTCTTGTTTTATTTATGGAGGCGCAAGCCGCTCTTAAGTTAG
- a CDS encoding helix-turn-helix domain-containing protein, with the protein MTQAQRYQISALLTVGRSQRQIADTLGCHNTTINREIRRNSDAMGYDPDQAHRRSERRRTSAYKAHK; encoded by the coding sequence CTGACCCAGGCACAACGATACCAGATTTCGGCTCTATTGACCGTAGGCCGAAGCCAGCGCCAGATTGCAGACACGCTGGGCTGTCACAACACGACGATTAATCGAGAAATACGGCGCAATAGCGATGCGATGGGGTATGACCCCGATCAGGCTCATCGCCGTAGCGAACGGCGGCGCACGTCAGCCTACAAGGCGCATAAGTGA
- a CDS encoding IS30 family transposase, with translation MHWVSDLIRKYWSPDQIAGVMARIGRRIRVSRQWIYALIQRNRMAGGDLWTYCRQPKRRRDQRQQAKCAGLGKIPNRTGIEQRPAEVETWLTIGHWEGDTVLHGHKQSGIATLVERRSGYLLAGQLPKVKAVLTSNAMIRLLRPIRGAVKTLTLDNGSEFADHQRMTEALSMKAYFCDPYCSGQRGTNENTNGLIRQYYPKGTDFTKVSQRELNQVVEALNNRPRKRLGYRTPAEIFWGEYSGALKTSGAALIT, from the coding sequence ATTCATTGGGTCAGTGACCTGATCCGCAAGTACTGGAGTCCAGATCAAATCGCGGGCGTGATGGCGCGCATTGGCCGCCGCATTCGAGTCAGCCGCCAGTGGATCTACGCGCTGATTCAACGTAATCGGATGGCCGGCGGTGACCTTTGGACCTATTGTCGCCAGCCGAAGCGGCGCCGAGATCAACGTCAACAAGCGAAGTGTGCAGGTCTCGGCAAAATCCCGAACCGCACCGGGATCGAGCAGCGTCCGGCGGAGGTTGAAACCTGGCTTACAATCGGCCACTGGGAGGGTGACACCGTGCTCCACGGCCATAAGCAATCCGGCATTGCGACCTTGGTTGAGCGCCGAAGTGGCTACCTCCTAGCGGGTCAGCTACCGAAGGTAAAGGCCGTATTGACGTCCAATGCCATGATTCGTTTGCTGAGACCGATCAGAGGCGCCGTCAAGACGCTGACATTGGATAACGGCAGTGAGTTCGCCGATCACCAAAGAATGACTGAGGCGCTTAGTATGAAGGCCTACTTTTGTGATCCATACTGCTCTGGCCAGCGCGGCACCAATGAGAACACCAACGGGTTGATACGCCAGTACTACCCAAAGGGCACGGACTTCACGAAGGTCAGTCAGCGAGAGCTCAATCAGGTTGTTGAAGCGCTCAATAATCGCCCCAGAAAACGACTGGGGTATCGAACACCGGCAGAGATATTTTGGGGCGAGTACTCAGGCGCCCTCAAAACAAGTGGTGCTGCACTTATTACTTGA
- a CDS encoding tyrosine-type recombinase/integrase: MSRSFTGHPLFDTAIYLEDLADFHCHPSIPHFLGTLNPATDLLRQDYEISRQFLLRYSDVAGTFMRFRSEVQRFLNYLWVTSGRTLSQTDSDVVSAYFKTLKNPPKSWISRGVFAAFTNSGALRVPNQAWRPFALRSKEDNPTYSASQASLNASRTALQTFFKFLVSQQYLLSNPLDEVRKRDRKAKPQLSSDVEADVRRLTDWQWAYLLETLTEAAALSPKYERHLFVVVTMKSLFLRVGELAPRPLEDGAERIPVFGDFRRKVIQGEEYWSYFVFGKGDKARSVTLPDAYLPYLRRWRTHLGLPGTMPDQNERNPVIPSSHGNALGKRQVQRIYEQAVILTAGRMRDQGFIEEASQFEAIKSETHYLRHTGASQAIESGADIRHISEELGHASAAFTESVYVNSDQARKRFEGRERKI, encoded by the coding sequence GTGTCCAGATCATTCACGGGTCATCCACTGTTCGATACGGCCATCTATCTAGAGGATCTTGCTGATTTTCATTGCCACCCCTCAATACCGCACTTCCTAGGCACACTTAACCCGGCAACCGACCTGCTACGCCAGGATTATGAAATTAGCCGCCAGTTTCTGCTTCGGTATTCCGATGTTGCCGGCACATTTATGCGATTTCGAAGCGAAGTTCAGCGATTTCTCAACTATTTGTGGGTAACGTCCGGGCGGACACTGTCGCAAACGGATTCCGATGTGGTTTCAGCCTACTTTAAAACCCTGAAAAACCCGCCCAAGTCCTGGATAAGCCGCGGCGTATTTGCGGCTTTTACAAATTCGGGCGCCTTGCGTGTGCCGAATCAAGCATGGCGGCCTTTTGCCTTGCGTTCGAAGGAGGACAACCCAACCTACAGCGCCAGCCAAGCCAGTTTGAATGCTAGTCGAACGGCCTTACAAACCTTCTTCAAGTTCCTGGTTTCACAGCAATACCTGTTATCGAACCCGCTTGATGAAGTACGCAAGCGTGATCGTAAAGCAAAGCCACAGCTATCTAGCGACGTCGAAGCCGATGTTCGCCGCCTGACAGACTGGCAATGGGCCTATCTGCTAGAAACCCTAACGGAAGCTGCAGCGCTGAGCCCCAAGTATGAACGTCACCTCTTTGTTGTCGTCACCATGAAGTCACTGTTTTTACGCGTCGGAGAGCTGGCTCCACGGCCACTGGAAGATGGTGCCGAGCGCATTCCGGTGTTCGGAGATTTCCGGCGCAAAGTGATTCAGGGTGAAGAATATTGGTCGTATTTTGTATTTGGCAAAGGCGACAAGGCACGCTCTGTAACCCTTCCTGATGCCTACCTGCCCTACCTCCGGCGCTGGCGTACGCATCTTGGTTTGCCCGGAACCATGCCGGACCAAAACGAACGCAACCCGGTTATTCCCTCTAGCCATGGCAATGCACTCGGCAAACGACAGGTTCAGCGAATCTACGAACAGGCAGTGATTTTAACTGCGGGTCGAATGCGGGATCAGGGCTTTATAGAAGAGGCCAGCCAGTTTGAAGCGATCAAATCCGAAACCCACTATCTGCGCCATACTGGAGCCAGCCAGGCAATCGAGTCTGGTGCGGATATTCGTCATATTAGTGAAGAACTGGGACATGCCAGCGCGGCTTTTACAGAGTCTGTATACGTGAACTCAGATCAGGCGCGAAAACGCTTTGAAGGGCGGGAACGAAAAATATAG